The Corticium candelabrum chromosome 17, ooCorCand1.1, whole genome shotgun sequence genome has a segment encoding these proteins:
- the LOC134193247 gene encoding uncharacterized protein LOC134193247: MAESDTPTSVVVLHEGCLTKSSPLKKTLVTWNKRWFVLEEHKEGDDIKILLAYYKDDKKTTRKGQIVLDRSCKFSTDVRRRGKKHLFSVYTKSRTYLLSTESNAQLKTWLAKLREAGGLEHVCHVVPTDKLPRHDALLRFDRLFLEVFCPVTDQTLGRWNVGKISSMGCMGPMFWINLCPDCASQGEMTGLLFFTVQRGPHVTLQLLRQGQLAAQTCGPEPVCEQINDMNVTLHLPGHFRCRSMHSQSTLTRSTSSVQDFHRVPSSVAHAYGQTSQKRTLLRYTSSPQLFGSSDQLAGMGLQNQRTAALAHAQSRLRSATTTALTAPYVNMSLGSANSTPVSCVTPVSTVSPSPLIRVPYEASSCLTLPSPKRLNSGRERLSVRSRSSNPNTWSRGSTDSGVCSYYGHQLDTFLHEGGSLPRILRRRSPPKDSSASSSVTNDDDRQGYEVMGPLSEEGTSSSSDSETSKTRKASPNPSSTLVRGCLLRNSFSARPTQGSFHYKTGYVNLELLPDADGHSS, from the exons ATGGCCGAAAGCGATACACCAACTTCAGTCGTTGTACTACACGAAGGCTGCTTGACAAAGTCAAGTCCGCTGAAGAAAACACTCGTT ACTTGGAACAAGCGATGGTTCGTTTTGGAGGAGCACAAAGAG GGCGATGATATCAAGATTCTACTTGCCTACTACAAGGACGACAAAAAGACGACGAGGAAAGGCCAGATAGTACTGGACCGCTCGTGTAAGTTCAGTACAGACGTTCGCCGGCGAGGGAAGAAGCACCTCTTCAGCGTCTACACGAAGTCGAGAACTTACTTGCTCTCGACCGAGAGCAACGCGCAGTTGAAAACCTGGTTGGCGAAGCTCCGTGAAGCAGGAGGATTAG AACATGTTTGTCATGTGGTACCGACTGACAAGTTGCCTCGACATGATGCGCTGCTTCGTTTCGATCGCTTGTTTCTCGAGGTCTTCTGTCCGGTGACAGACCAGACTCTAGGACGATGGAATGTGGGCAAGATTAGCAGTATGGGCTGTATGGGGCCCATGTTTTGGATCAATTTGTGTCCGGATTGTGCCTCTCAGGGTGAGATGACGGGATTGCTGTTTTTCACAGTTCAGCGAGGTCCCCATGTCACTCTACAGTTGCTGAGACAAGGACAGCTTGCTGCCCAGACCTGTGGTCCAGAGCCCGTTTGTGAACAAATCAATGATATGAACGTTACACTGCACCTGCCTGGTCATTTTAGATGTAGGAGTATGCACTCGCAGTCTACACTGACCAGATCAACGTCTTCTGTACAAGATTTTCATCGGGTGCCTTCTTCAGTTGCTCATGCTTATGGTCAAACGTCACAGAAGAGAACCCTCCTGAGGTACACATCATCGCCTCAATTGTTTGGCTCGTCCGACCAGTTGGCAGGGATGGGTCTCCAGAACCAACGTACAGCAGCCCTTGCTCATGCTCAGAGTAGACTCAGGAGTGCAACGACTACAGCTCTAACTGCTCCTTATGTCAATATGAGTCTTGGGAGTGCAAATTCAACTCCAGTTTCATGTGTGACTCCAGTTTCGACTGTGAGTCCGTCGCCATTGATCAGGGTGCCCTACGAGGCCTCGTCATGTCTGACACTTCCTTCACCGAAAAGACTGAACTCGGGACGAGAGAGGTTATCAGTGCGAAGTCGATCGAGTAACCCCAACACATGGAGCAGAGGGTCAACTGATAGTGGAGTCTGCTCGTATTATGGTCATCAGTTGGACACCTTCCTCCATGAGGGTGGATCACTGCCACGAATTCTTCGTAGGAGGAGCCCACCCAAGGATAGCAGTGCCTCGTCTTCTGTGACCAACGACGACGATCGACAGGGCTACGAAGTAATGGGCCCTCTGTCTGAGGAAGGAACATCAAGTTCATCCGACTCGGAGACATCCAAAACAAGAAAAGCATCTCCAAATCCGAGCAGTACATTAGTGAGGGGTTGCTTACTAAGAAACTCATTCTCCGCTCGACCGACTCAAGGGTCTTTCCACTACAAGACTGGATACGTCAATTTGGAATTGTTACCAGATGCAGACGGTCATAGCAGTTAA
- the LOC134193157 gene encoding inverted formin-2-like encodes MMSDSVEDREGDRPTSTGTKAGSASGTASSQMASHKAVKHRATTGSFKLVASRELQRFSSADSSIKLAAEIEDPESAVDFLRRGTSNLTPLKLKLSSCSDEWMLAFLDHGGLELVFACLENLGKRGFSKFSVAMDQLLCVGCIKAVMNSKVGLDHIVDRTAYVRTLAEAVDTNNIMVKMQVFDLLAAISVYSEDGYRLALDAMNNYKKTKGQSYRFSLLVNELRNSETDSYSVSLLALINCLVSAAPSVQERIQIRNEFVGLKLLDVITRMRHTEDDDLNLQLDLFDDLRRQDDESLCLPSGIDLNNQFDMFNALFWKVSDTPRATNLLHILQHLYLIDHDGSLGDRIWETVDKVVLQASLVMTEDEATRVAQSTLSRLRSSVQYDSMDTIQLLDGSSLLSNVEGSVQDPLTVSVPSAPVPPPLPLESGSTDAEEFSTSQAASSTFSISTPLPPLPPQPPPLPPLPLGLSETSFPQLLGQSGIPTPPPLPTQPGIPLPPPPPPTPSGHSEIPVPPPLPGQPGIPPPPPLSGQPGIPPPPPLPGQPGIPPPPPPPGQPGIPPPPPLPGQPGIPPPPPFPGLSGVPPPPPFVAPSGSAPPPPPGIGGPVCMTGPAIAAFAPVKRKPSKKMKKFNWNKLPVNRIRNAKCQTVWECVEQVQAQKHQGTKVKYEAVETLFCQQQVVKKDKKKEKKKTDTVVNLLDPKASLNVNIFIRQFRRSNEEVVDIVRRGDITQMDIDQCKVLSSLLLNDDDMQPLLAYKGDFKKLGTAEQFYVLLWKVPSLRQRVECMRLQHEFVQGYDYLRPSILMIRNAAQEMLENEELREILSIILVTGNFVNMGGYAGNAAGFKLESLAKLDDTKANKPRMTLTHYIVEVAEENYAYLLDIDQRMPHLQKSARLSLDTLQTDLNALKKQLATAQESLGAASKDLETQMKDFMEKSQSQLRELAELMDDVFTLSNKLAGFFCEDESSFKLESFTQVMSNFIARVKSAHEENVQRRLREEREERRRKQKEEDDKLKKEKRDAKKSAEKSAEKLESKSKGFLDSLLSGIRGGSKLRQQASVASDEEPPKQKRRRSFLRKSELKSPSLLLSAESPRQLKVMTEFEFDGKEEEDGIVNNDLKGSKDKVAQSVGKLLQSPSSPTKVVVTTGDVEDRHDILDVLQSSSSVDSGVEVEQLEDGIVISLKRDVPQAWAEEAPTKTN; translated from the exons ATGATGTCTGACAGTGTCGAAGACAGGGAAGGAGACAGACCGACAAGTACCGGCACCAAGGCCGGTAGCGCTAGCGGTACTGCGTCCAGTCAGATGGCCAGCCACAAGGCAGTCAAGCACAGAGCTACTACTGGGTCGTTCAAACTCGTGGCTTCAAGAGAATTGCAGCGTTTCAGCTCGGCGGATTCTTCCATCAAGTTGGCTGCAGAAATAGAAGACCCGGAATCAGCAGTCGATTTCTTGAGGAGAGGAACGAGCAACCTGACACCGCTCAAGTTGAAGTTGTCCTCTTGTAGCGACGAGTGGATGCTCGCTTTTTTGGACCACGGCGGTCTAGAACTCGTGTTCGCTTGTCTGGAGAACCTGGGGAAAAGAGGGTTTTCGAAGTTCTCGGTAGCCATGGAtcagttgttgtgtgttggaTGCATCAAAGCGGTGATGAACTCCAAGGTTGGTCTCGATCACATTGTTGACAGGACCGCATATGTGAGGACATTGGCAGAAG CTGTTGACACAAATAACATCATGGTCAAGATGCAAGTATTTGACTTACTTGCTGCTATCAGTGTATACTCAGAAGATGGTTACAGGCTGGCACTCGATGCTATGAACAATTacaag AAAACCAAGGGGCAGTCGTATCGTTTCAGTCTTCTAGTAAATGAGTTGAGAAATTCGGAAACAGACTCGTATTCCGTATCGTTGCTGGCTCTTATTAATTGCTTGGTCAGTGCTGCACCAAGCGTTCAAGAACGGATCCAAATCAGAAACGAATTCGTAG GTTTGAAACTTCTTGATGTCATTACACGTATGAG ACATACAGAAGACGATGATCTCAATCTCCAACTTGACTTGTTTGATGACTTACGGAGGCAAGATGACGAAAGTTTATGTCTACCCAGTGGCATTGACTTGAACAATCAATTTGACATGTTCAATGCCCTATTCTGGAAA GTGAGTGACACTCCTCGAGCAACCAATTTGCTGCATATTCTTCAACATCTTTATCTTATTGATCACGATGGCAGTCTTGGTGATAGAATATGGGAGACTGTTGATAAAGTTGTTCTTCAGGCGTCACTTGTTATGACAGAAGACGAGGCTACAAGAGTCGCCCAGAGTACATTGTCTCGGCTGAGATCATCAGTACAGTATGATTCTATGGACACTATACAGCTTTTGGATGGATCAAGTTTATTAAGCAATGTGGAAGGTTCAGTTCAAGACCCATTAACTGTTTCTGTACCGTCGGCACCTGTGCCACCACCATTGCCATTGGAATCGGGTTCAACTGATGCTGAGGAATTTTCTACTAGTCAAGCAGCTTCTTCAACTTTTAGTATTTCTACCCCTTTGCCTCCACTACCACCACAGCCGCCGCCACTGCCGCCACTTCCTTTAGGACTATCAGAAACTTCATTTCCTCAACTTCTAGGACAGTCAGGAATACCAACACCACCACCTCTTCCTACACAACCAGGCATTCCACTACcccctccaccaccaccaactcCTTCAGGACACTCAGAAATTCCAGTACCTCCACCTCTTCCAGGGCAGCCTGGCATCCCACCACCACCGCCACTTTCTGGACAGCCAGGCATCCCACCACCACCGCCACTTCCAGGACAACCAGGCATCCCACCACCGCCGCCACCTCCTGGACAGCCAGGTATCCCACCACCGCCGCCTCTTCCAGGACAGCCAGGTATTCCACCACCTCCTCCTTTTCCTGGACTGTCGGGTGTTCCTCCACCTCCACCATTTGTAGCACCTAGTGGTTCTGCTCCTCCACCACCTCCCGGAATTGGTGGCCCTGTTTGTATGACCGGTCCGGCCATTGCGGCTTTTGCACCTGTCAAACGGAAGCCGTccaagaaaatgaagaaattCAATTGGAACAAGCTGCCTGTAAATCGCATTCGAAATGCAAAATGCCAAACAGTGTGGGAATGCGTTGAGCAAGTGCAGGCTCAAAAACATCAGGGAACAAAGGTTAAGTACGAAGCAGTCGAGACGTTATTTTGCCAACAGCAAGTTgtaaagaaagacaagaaaaaagaaaagaagaaaacgGATACTGTG GTGAATCTGCTTGACCCCAAAGCAAGCTTGAATGTAAACATCTTTATTAGACAGTTCCGAAG ATCGAATGAGGAGGTAGTTGATATTGTCAGGAGAGGTGACATTACACAGATGGACATTGATCAGTGCAAAGTATTGAGCTCTCTATTGTTGAACGACGACGAT ATGCAACCTCTTCTGGCTTACAAAGGTGACTTCAAAAAACTTGGAACTGCAGAACAATTTTACGTTTTGTTATGGAAAGTGCCCAG TTTGCGCCAGAGAGTGGAATGTATGAGATTGCAGCACGAATTTGTTCAAGGCTATGACTACTTACGTCCGTCAATTCTTATGATCAGAAATGCTGCACAGG AAATGCTGGAAAATGAAGAGCTACGTGAAATCTTGAGTATTATACTGGTAACAGGCAACTTTGTAAACATG GGTGGCTATGCTGGCAATGCTGCTGGCTTCAAGTTGGAATCACTGGCGAAACTGGACGACACGAAGGCGAACAAACCGAGAATGACATTGACACATTATATTGTTGAG GTCGCCGAAGAGAATTACGCGTACTTGTTGGACATTGACCAGAGGATGCCCCACTTACAAAAATCTGCACG GTTGTCTCTCGACACATTGCAAACCGACTTGAATGCTTTGAAAAAGCAGTTAGCGACTGCACAGGAGTCTCTCGGAGCTGCTTCAAAAGACCTAGAGACACAAATGAAAGACTTCATGGAG AAATCTCAATCTCAACTTAGAGAACTTGCAGAACTAATGGACGACGTGTTCACACTCAGCAACAAGCTGGCTGGTTTCTTCTGTGAAGACGAAAGTTCATTCAAGTTGGAAAGCTTCACACAGGTAATGAGCAACTTTATTGCTCGAGTGAAGTCTGCTCACGAG GAAAATGTGCAGCGGCGACTGAGAGAGGAACGCGAGGAAAGGCGGCGCAAACAAAAAGAAGAGGACGACAAGCTAAAGAAAGAGAAACGAGATGCAAAGAAATCGGCTGAGAAATCGGCTGAGAAATTGGAAAGCAAGTCGAAAGGATTCTTGGACTCTTTGTTGTCTGGTATCCGAGGAGGAAGCAAACTGAGACAACAGGCATCTGTTGCCTCGGACGAAGAACCGCCGAAACAGAAGAGGAGACGGAGTTTCTTGAGAAAGAGTGAACTCAAGTCGCCCAGCTTGTTACTGTCGGCTGAATCACCGAGACAATTGAAGGTAATGACCGAATTTGAATTTGACGGAAAAGAAGAGGAAGATGGAATAGTGAATAACGACTTGAAAGGATCTAAAGACAAG GTTGCTCAATCGGTGGGCAAGCTTCTTCAGTCTCCTTCTAGTCCAACGAAAGTTGTTGTGACAACTGGAGACGTCGAGGATAGACACGACATATTGGATGTATTGCAGAGTAGTAGTAGTGTAGATTCGGGCGTAGAAGTGGAACAACTCGAAGATGGGATAGTCATCTCATTGAAAAGGGATGTCCCACAGGCATGGGCCGAGGAGGCACCAACTAAGACCAATTGA